The proteins below come from a single Oscillospiraceae bacterium genomic window:
- a CDS encoding Sapep family Mn(2+)-dependent dipeptidase has translation MNDMRWASIDAFAEQNRDNILRDITRLVAVPSVEGTPEPGAPFGAGPRAALDKALEIAGELGLDTFNADGYIGWAETGRIADGQKFIGTITHTDVVPEGNGWDADPYTVRVRDGWLLGRGVADDKGPSILCLYALKYLKDSGIELKYPVRALLGTNEETNMHDVDYYAEHYPMPAFCFTPDAEFPVCNGEKGGFNGEIVSPRFENSIITAFEGGVAHNAVPDRAACTVQVAAGALVPCEGVTFEAGEGGATVIRGWGKSGHAAMPEGTVNAIGLIVDCLLKSGVCTPQEEAYLQVLHTLHASTDGSALGIAADDGLFDPLTIIGGTIEMKDGIIRQSFDCRYPTNTDPEKMTAAMEKICGAAARIENVTSRVPFYIDADSPAIQTLINTYNDVTGEGKTPFTMGGGTYARHFPYAVSFGPEHTDIAIPDFAGPMHGANEGTPFEKLIEALKIYILALLRLQEIEL, from the coding sequence ATGAACGATATGCGTTGGGCGTCCATTGACGCCTTTGCCGAGCAAAACCGTGACAATATCCTGCGCGACATCACCCGCCTTGTTGCCGTACCCAGCGTTGAGGGTACGCCGGAGCCGGGCGCACCGTTCGGTGCCGGCCCCCGCGCTGCACTGGACAAGGCGCTGGAGATCGCCGGGGAGCTGGGCCTTGACACCTTCAATGCCGATGGCTACATCGGCTGGGCCGAGACCGGCCGCATCGCCGATGGCCAGAAGTTCATTGGCACCATCACCCACACCGATGTCGTGCCCGAGGGCAACGGCTGGGACGCCGACCCCTACACCGTCCGCGTGCGGGACGGCTGGCTGCTGGGCCGCGGCGTGGCCGATGACAAGGGCCCGAGCATCCTCTGCCTGTATGCGCTGAAATACCTCAAGGACAGCGGCATTGAGCTGAAATACCCCGTGCGCGCCCTGCTGGGCACCAACGAGGAGACCAACATGCACGATGTAGACTACTACGCCGAGCATTACCCGATGCCCGCCTTCTGCTTTACCCCCGATGCCGAGTTCCCGGTCTGCAACGGCGAGAAGGGCGGCTTCAACGGCGAGATCGTCAGCCCCCGCTTTGAGAACAGCATCATCACCGCCTTTGAGGGCGGCGTGGCCCACAACGCCGTGCCTGACCGCGCAGCCTGCACCGTGCAGGTGGCCGCAGGCGCACTGGTTCCCTGTGAGGGCGTGACCTTTGAGGCAGGGGAGGGCGGTGCCACCGTCATCCGCGGCTGGGGCAAGAGCGGCCATGCCGCCATGCCCGAGGGTACCGTCAACGCCATCGGCCTGATCGTTGACTGCCTGCTCAAGAGCGGCGTCTGCACCCCGCAGGAGGAGGCCTACCTGCAGGTGCTGCATACGCTGCACGCCTCCACGGACGGCAGTGCGCTGGGCATTGCCGCCGATGACGGCCTGTTTGACCCGCTGACGATCATCGGCGGCACGATCGAGATGAAGGACGGCATCATCCGCCAGAGCTTCGACTGCCGCTATCCCACCAACACCGATCCCGAGAAGATGACCGCCGCCATGGAGAAGATCTGCGGCGCGGCCGCCCGCATCGAGAATGTGACGAGCCGCGTGCCGTTTTATATTGATGCCGACAGCCCGGCCATCCAGACCCTGATCAACACCTACAACGATGTGACCGGCGAGGGCAAGACCCCCTTCACGATGGGCGGCGGCACCTACGCGCGCCACTTCCCGTATGCCGTCAGCTTCGGCCCCGAGCACACCGACATTGCCATCCCCGACTTTGCCGGCCCCATGCACGGCGCCAACGAGGGCACCCCGTTTGAGAAGCTCATCGAGGCCCTCAAGATCTATATCCTGGCCCTGCTCCGCCTGCAGGAGATCGAGCTGTAA
- the sdaAA gene encoding L-serine ammonia-lyase, iron-sulfur-dependent, subunit alpha, translated as MAFSSVRDMVELCKETGQPLYEVILESDLTESGLTRAESEAEMHRLWSVMCATSAGYCSTDRSMSGFAGGDAAKVSEAAARGILYADGYFADVMAEALKTAECNACMKRIVAAPTAGSCGVLPAVLLPLWRRGLADETAIHRALYIAAGFGQVVAARATLAGAEGGCQAEVGAASAMAAAALVDIRGGTAEQCAEAFAMALTNLEGLVCDPVAGLVEIPCIKRNVIGAMNAVSAADMALAGVVGHIPADEVIDAMAEVGNAMSQDLRETGIGGLAGTPTGRAICEIVTMNGREEEA; from the coding sequence ATGGCATTTTCCTCCGTTCGGGATATGGTCGAGCTCTGCAAAGAGACCGGCCAGCCGCTCTATGAGGTCATTCTGGAAAGCGACCTGACCGAAAGCGGCCTGACCCGCGCCGAGAGCGAGGCCGAGATGCACCGGCTCTGGTCGGTCATGTGCGCCACCAGCGCCGGCTACTGCAGCACAGACCGCTCGATGAGCGGCTTTGCAGGCGGCGATGCAGCCAAGGTCAGCGAGGCTGCGGCCCGCGGCATACTTTACGCAGACGGCTATTTTGCGGATGTCATGGCCGAGGCGCTGAAAACCGCTGAGTGCAACGCCTGCATGAAGCGCATCGTTGCTGCGCCGACAGCGGGCAGCTGCGGTGTTCTGCCCGCTGTGCTGCTGCCTTTGTGGCGGCGCGGGCTGGCAGATGAGACCGCTATACACCGCGCACTTTACATTGCCGCCGGGTTCGGGCAGGTCGTGGCCGCCCGCGCCACGCTGGCGGGTGCCGAGGGCGGCTGTCAGGCGGAGGTCGGCGCTGCCAGCGCAATGGCTGCCGCCGCACTGGTGGACATCCGGGGCGGCACGGCCGAGCAGTGCGCCGAGGCGTTCGCCATGGCGCTCACAAATCTGGAGGGGCTTGTCTGCGACCCAGTGGCAGGCCTTGTGGAGATACCCTGCATCAAGCGCAATGTCATCGGTGCCATGAACGCCGTCTCCGCCGCCGATATGGCGCTGGCCGGTGTGGTCGGACATATCCCGGCCGATGAGGTCATTGATGCGATGGCCGAGGTCGGCAACGCGATGAGCCAAGATCTGCGCGAGACCGGCATCGGCGGCCTCGCCGGCACCCCGACCGGCCGCGCCATCTGCGAGATCGTGACGATGAACGGCAGGGAAGAGGAAGCGTAA
- the sdaAB gene encoding L-serine ammonia-lyase, iron-sulfur-dependent subunit beta, which translates to MRLFDVLGPVMTGPSSSHTAGAVRIGSTARRLLGEQPAEAEILLYGSFAATGRGHGTDRALVAGLLGMQPDDDRIPHSFALAKEAGLHFKISTANLRGAHPNTAMLRLVGVSGRKLEVVGSSIGGGRINICQIDGITTNFGGDHNTLIVHNQDTPGHVAAVTTCLSRHGVNIATMQLYRSAAGGYAVMVLECDEPIPDEIAGELRILPGIVKVTILNL; encoded by the coding sequence ATGCGTTTATTTGATGTGCTGGGTCCTGTTATGACAGGACCGTCCAGCAGCCATACAGCGGGCGCGGTGCGCATTGGCAGCACGGCGCGGCGTCTTCTGGGCGAGCAGCCTGCCGAGGCCGAGATCCTGCTCTATGGCAGCTTTGCCGCCACAGGCCGTGGCCACGGCACGGATCGTGCGCTGGTGGCAGGCCTGCTGGGCATGCAGCCCGATGATGACCGCATCCCCCACAGCTTTGCACTGGCCAAGGAGGCCGGTCTGCACTTTAAGATCAGCACCGCCAACCTGCGGGGTGCGCACCCCAACACGGCCATGCTGCGACTGGTGGGTGTTTCGGGCCGCAAGTTGGAGGTCGTTGGCTCGTCTATCGGCGGCGGGCGAATCAACATCTGCCAGATCGACGGCATCACGACAAACTTCGGCGGCGATCACAATACGCTGATCGTCCACAATCAGGACACGCCCGGCCATGTAGCAGCCGTCACCACCTGCCTGAGCAGGCACGGCGTCAACATTGCCACGATGCAGCTCTACCGCTCCGCCGCCGGAGGCTATGCCGTCATGGTTCTGGAATGTGATGAGCCCATCCCCGATGAGATTGCCGGGGAGCTGCGCATTCTGCCTGGCATCGTCAAGGTCACTATATTAAATTTGTAA
- a CDS encoding histidinol-phosphatase HisJ family protein yields the protein MAGEYLKSSVHVHSKLCDGKNTPEEVAVTAWKAGLQTLGFSGHSHTPHDLEYCMTQSRTALYKAQIAKLKERYAGKMDILCGLEWDLYSDDDPTQYDYWIGSTHYVRGPKTGKYYEIDWREEDLRACIDDDFDGDALAVVEAYFANVAKVAEKKPTILGHFDLIKKINGDGKFFDENDPRYTAAANAALMTAARNRCVLEVNTSAVYRGFRKDFFPSDAILKEWLVLSGNVVITADAHDTKALTFGFEAVAAKLKELGYTKVQVLGKDGFTPCEL from the coding sequence ATGGCAGGCGAATACCTGAAAAGCTCTGTGCACGTTCATTCCAAACTGTGCGATGGCAAAAACACCCCCGAGGAGGTCGCAGTCACGGCTTGGAAGGCCGGTCTGCAGACGCTGGGCTTCAGCGGCCACAGCCACACCCCCCACGATCTTGAATATTGCATGACCCAGAGCCGTACCGCCCTGTACAAGGCGCAGATTGCCAAACTTAAGGAGCGCTACGCGGGCAAAATGGACATTCTGTGCGGTCTGGAGTGGGACCTTTACAGCGACGATGACCCGACCCAGTACGACTACTGGATCGGCAGCACCCACTATGTCCGCGGCCCCAAGACCGGCAAGTATTATGAGATCGACTGGCGCGAGGAGGATCTGCGCGCCTGCATTGACGATGATTTTGACGGCGATGCGCTGGCCGTGGTCGAGGCCTATTTTGCCAATGTGGCCAAGGTTGCCGAGAAGAAGCCCACGATCTTGGGCCACTTCGACCTGATCAAGAAGATCAACGGTGACGGCAAGTTCTTTGATGAGAACGACCCCCGCTACACCGCCGCCGCCAACGCCGCGCTGATGACCGCCGCCCGCAACCGCTGCGTGCTGGAGGTCAACACCTCTGCGGTGTATCGCGGCTTCCGCAAGGATTTCTTCCCGTCCGATGCGATCCTGAAGGAGTGGCTGGTGCTCAGCGGCAATGTCGTCATTACCGCCGACGCCCACGATACCAAGGCGCTGACCTTCGGTTTTGAGGCTGTTGCCGCCAAGCTGAAGGAGCTGGGCTACACCAAGGTGCAGGTACTGGGTAAGGACGGCTTCACCCCCTGCGAGCTGTAA
- the hisIE gene encoding bifunctional phosphoribosyl-AMP cyclohydrolase/phosphoribosyl-ATP diphosphatase HisIE encodes MEITENSKTLKFDANGLIPAIVQDHYTKEVLTLAYMNAETLALTIAEGRTVFWSRSRREIWRKGETSGNVQRVVSITADCDKDALVIDVIKSGPACHTGAESCFFNPVYVSDELKQFTWQGLYALIEGRKTNPQEGSYTTYLFDKGLEKILKKVGEESTEVIIAGSKRDREETIYEISDLAYHVMVLMIELGISVEDITKELEKRHVIDHKVKQERMQ; translated from the coding sequence ATGGAAATCACCGAAAATTCCAAGACCCTCAAATTTGATGCCAACGGCCTGATCCCCGCCATCGTGCAGGACCATTACACCAAGGAGGTCCTGACCCTTGCCTACATGAACGCCGAAACGCTGGCCCTGACGATTGCCGAGGGGCGCACTGTGTTCTGGTCCCGCAGCCGCCGCGAAATCTGGCGCAAGGGCGAGACCTCCGGCAATGTGCAGCGGGTCGTTTCCATCACCGCCGACTGCGACAAGGATGCGCTCGTCATTGATGTCATCAAGAGCGGCCCTGCCTGCCACACCGGCGCCGAGAGCTGCTTCTTCAACCCGGTCTATGTCTCCGATGAACTGAAGCAGTTCACATGGCAGGGCTTGTACGCACTCATTGAGGGCCGCAAGACCAACCCGCAGGAGGGCAGCTATACCACCTATCTGTTCGACAAGGGGCTGGAAAAGATTCTCAAAAAAGTCGGTGAGGAATCCACCGAGGTCATTATCGCAGGCTCTAAGCGCGACAGGGAGGAGACCATCTACGAGATCAGCGACCTTGCTTACCATGTGATGGTGCTGATGATCGAGCTGGGCATTTCTGTGGAGGACATCACCAAAGAGCTGGAAAAACGACATGTGATCGACCATAAGGTCAAGCAGGAAAGGATGCAGTAA
- the hisF gene encoding imidazole glycerol phosphate synthase subunit HisF, with protein sequence MITKRIIPCLDVKNGRVVKGVNFAGLQDMADPVEMARYYNASGADELVFYDITASVEGRGLFTDILREVASQIFIPLTVGGGINTLDDFDRVLKCGADKVSVNSGAIRNPGLIPAAAQKYGNQCVVLSADIKRVDGRFMLFAKGGRENTGMDALDWLEQGVKNGAGELVVNSIDTDGVKNGFDLELLDAVAARCAVPIIASGGAGKREDFLELFRNHPAVDAGLAASIFHTKQVEINDLKRYLRANGVEMRV encoded by the coding sequence ATGATTACCAAACGTATTATTCCTTGTCTGGATGTAAAAAACGGGCGTGTTGTCAAGGGTGTCAACTTTGCCGGGCTGCAGGATATGGCCGACCCGGTCGAGATGGCGCGGTACTACAACGCTTCCGGTGCAGACGAGCTTGTTTTTTACGATATTACGGCCAGTGTTGAGGGGCGCGGACTCTTCACCGATATTCTGCGCGAGGTCGCAAGCCAGATCTTCATTCCGCTGACCGTCGGCGGCGGCATCAACACGCTGGACGATTTTGACCGGGTGCTGAAATGCGGCGCGGACAAGGTCAGCGTCAACTCCGGCGCTATCCGCAATCCCGGCCTGATCCCCGCTGCAGCCCAAAAATACGGCAACCAGTGCGTTGTGCTCTCCGCTGACATCAAGCGGGTGGACGGCAGATTCATGCTGTTCGCCAAGGGCGGGCGCGAGAACACTGGCATGGATGCCCTTGACTGGCTCGAACAGGGCGTAAAAAACGGCGCGGGGGAACTGGTCGTAAACTCCATTGACACAGACGGCGTGAAAAACGGCTTTGACCTTGAGCTGCTCGATGCCGTGGCCGCCCGCTGCGCCGTGCCCATCATCGCCTCCGGCGGTGCCGGCAAAAGGGAGGACTTTCTGGAGCTGTTCCGCAACCACCCGGCTGTGGATGCCGGGCTGGCCGCGTCCATCTTCCACACGAAGCAGGTAGAAATCAACGATTTGAAGCGGTATTTGCGGGCGAACGGTGTAGAAATGCGGGTGTGA
- the hisA gene encoding 1-(5-phosphoribosyl)-5-[(5-phosphoribosylamino)methylideneamino]imidazole-4-carboxamide isomerase — MKLYPAIDLRGGQAVRLYQGDYEKMTVYNADPVAQAQEFIDAGAKYLHVVDLDGAKDDTTANLQTIAAIAKLGGLKIEVGGGIRDEARIRRYLDLGVDRCILGTIAVKDFAFTREMAQKYGAQIAVGVDMRDGLVAVNGWKEVTPEPGVAFCRRCAEAGVKAVIATDISRDGTLQGTNLDLYRELLTIPGLEVTASGGIAAMAELAELQAMHCHAAILGKSIYTGAIDLAKAVRLYEGE, encoded by the coding sequence ATGAAATTATACCCCGCCATTGATCTGCGCGGCGGTCAGGCCGTGCGGCTCTATCAGGGCGATTACGAAAAAATGACCGTCTACAACGCCGACCCCGTGGCGCAGGCGCAGGAATTTATTGACGCAGGTGCGAAATATCTGCATGTTGTAGATCTGGACGGTGCCAAGGACGATACCACCGCAAACCTGCAGACCATCGCCGCCATCGCCAAACTCGGCGGCTTGAAGATCGAGGTCGGCGGCGGTATCCGTGACGAGGCGCGCATCCGCCGCTATCTTGATCTGGGCGTGGACCGCTGCATCCTCGGCACGATTGCCGTCAAGGATTTCGCTTTTACCCGGGAAATGGCCCAAAAGTACGGCGCACAAATCGCGGTCGGCGTTGATATGCGGGACGGCCTTGTGGCTGTCAACGGCTGGAAGGAGGTCACCCCTGAGCCGGGTGTGGCATTCTGCCGCCGCTGCGCCGAGGCAGGCGTGAAAGCCGTCATTGCCACCGATATTTCCCGGGACGGCACACTGCAGGGAACAAATCTCGACCTGTATCGTGAACTTTTGACAATTCCCGGGCTGGAGGTCACCGCCAGCGGCGGCATTGCCGCCATGGCTGAGCTGGCCGAGCTGCAGGCCATGCACTGCCACGCCGCCATTCTGGGCAAGTCCATTTATACCGGAGCCATCGATCTGGCCAAGGCTGTGCGGCTGTACGAGGGGGAGTGA
- the hisH gene encoding imidazole glycerol phosphate synthase subunit HisH, giving the protein MIAIVDYGVGNLFSLSSSVKSLGAEVRVTRDAADLRAADHILLPGVGAFADAMAKLEATGLVPVLREETQKKPLLGICLGMQLLFEKSYEYGEHASLGLIPGAVCPLADDLRDPALKVPHIGWNALDIVPGREADPLFQYIKNGEYVYYVHSYYAKNCAASTLATSDYSIPVTGAVRQGLVYGTQFHPEKSGDTGLRLLKAFAEL; this is encoded by the coding sequence ATGATCGCAATCGTTGACTACGGCGTAGGGAATCTGTTCAGCCTTTCGTCCAGCGTCAAAAGTCTGGGCGCGGAGGTCCGCGTGACCCGCGATGCGGCGGATCTGCGGGCGGCAGATCATATCCTGCTGCCCGGTGTCGGGGCCTTTGCCGATGCAATGGCCAAGCTGGAGGCCACCGGCCTTGTGCCCGTTTTGCGCGAAGAAACGCAAAAAAAGCCGCTGCTCGGCATCTGTCTGGGCATGCAGCTTCTGTTTGAAAAAAGCTATGAATACGGTGAACACGCGAGCCTTGGGCTTATCCCCGGCGCGGTCTGCCCGCTGGCAGATGACCTGCGCGACCCTGCGCTCAAGGTGCCCCACATCGGCTGGAACGCTCTGGACATTGTGCCCGGGCGCGAGGCTGACCCGCTGTTCCAGTATATCAAAAACGGCGAGTATGTCTATTATGTACACAGCTATTACGCCAAAAACTGCGCTGCATCGACACTGGCGACCAGTGACTACAGCATCCCCGTGACCGGCGCGGTGCGGCAGGGGCTTGTGTACGGCACCCAGTTCCACCCCGAAAAGTCGGGGGACACCGGTCTGCGCCTGCTGAAGGCCTTTGCCGAACTGTAA
- the hisC gene encoding histidinol-phosphate transaminase: protein MSRYFTKTLASLEPYTPGEQLKIADIVKLNANENPYPPAPGVAAAVAAAVPGLRLYSDLTNGDLNAAIARHWGVRPENILCGNGSDENLLLALRAFCDENTPLAFADVTYSFYTVLCDLLHIPQHILPLEDDLTINLTKYCGLHETIVIANPNAPTSLLAPVAAIEEVLKTNPDNIVIVDETYVEFAPAGSSCLPLLDKYDNLVITHTFSKTHNLAGARLGFCIARPELIADMNRVKFSYSPYNVNSMTQAAGVAAISDEAYFADVTAKVIAERTRTTAELRRRGFTVFDSSTNFLFAATDRMPCREIFEKLRDRGILIRHFNAPRISGYLRITIGTPDQMQRFLTALDEILEG from the coding sequence ATGAGCCGTTATTTTACCAAAACCCTCGCGTCGCTGGAGCCATATACCCCCGGCGAACAACTCAAAATCGCTGATATTGTCAAGCTCAACGCCAACGAAAACCCGTACCCGCCCGCTCCCGGCGTGGCGGCGGCGGTGGCGGCGGCGGTGCCGGGGCTGCGGCTGTACTCCGATTTGACCAACGGCGACCTGAACGCCGCCATTGCCAGGCATTGGGGCGTCAGACCGGAAAACATCCTCTGCGGCAACGGCAGCGATGAAAACCTGCTGCTTGCGCTGCGGGCCTTCTGCGATGAGAACACACCGCTGGCCTTTGCCGATGTGACCTACAGCTTTTACACGGTACTGTGTGACCTTTTACATATTCCGCAGCACATTCTCCCGCTGGAGGACGATCTGACCATCAACCTTACCAAATACTGCGGTCTGCATGAAACGATCGTCATCGCCAACCCCAACGCCCCGACCAGCCTGCTGGCCCCGGTCGCGGCCATTGAGGAAGTGCTGAAAACAAACCCAGATAACATTGTGATCGTCGATGAAACCTATGTCGAGTTCGCGCCGGCCGGCTCATCCTGTCTGCCGCTTTTGGACAAATATGACAACCTTGTCATTACCCACACCTTTTCCAAGACCCACAATCTCGCGGGTGCGCGGCTGGGCTTCTGCATCGCGCGGCCGGAGCTGATTGCCGACATGAACCGCGTCAAATTCAGCTACAGCCCCTACAATGTCAATTCGATGACCCAGGCCGCCGGTGTAGCCGCCATCTCCGATGAGGCTTATTTTGCTGATGTAACGGCGAAGGTCATCGCCGAGCGCACCCGCACCACCGCCGAGCTGCGCAGGCGCGGTTTCACCGTGTTCGACTCGTCCACAAACTTCCTGTTTGCCGCAACCGACCGGATGCCCTGCCGGGAAATTTTTGAAAAACTCCGTGACCGCGGCATCCTGATTCGCCATTTCAATGCCCCGCGCATCTCCGGCTACCTGCGCATCACGATCGGCACCCCCGACCAGATGCAGCGGTTCCTCACCGCGCTGGATGAGATTTTAGAAGGGTAA
- a CDS encoding transposase, whose product MDGFPKRKSNRLPQFDYGTVGAYFITICSRDKAKVFGRVVGGGVLDAPRTLPSPHGKIVIAQIEAMENFYPGLQIEKFVVMPNHIHLIVAVTQSPTGASRTPPPTTVRANQSIPAFVSTLKRMTNRAADTQLWQRGYYDHIIRDQLDYDTIWRYIEENPAKWHLDRFYIPEGEKHP is encoded by the coding sequence ATGGATGGTTTTCCGAAACGAAAATCCAACCGTTTGCCGCAATTTGATTATGGCACAGTCGGCGCGTATTTCATCACGATTTGTTCCCGAGATAAAGCAAAAGTTTTCGGCCGTGTCGTAGGGGGCGGCGTCCTCGACGCCCCGCGCACGCTGCCGTCGCCGCACGGTAAAATTGTTATCGCGCAAATTGAAGCCATGGAAAATTTTTACCCGGGTTTGCAAATTGAAAAATTTGTGGTCATGCCGAATCATATCCATTTGATTGTTGCAGTCACGCAAAGCCCGACCGGGGCGTCGAGGACGCCGCCCCCTACAACCGTGCGTGCCAATCAATCCATTCCGGCATTTGTTTCCACGCTCAAGCGCATGACAAACCGCGCAGCAGACACACAACTGTGGCAGCGCGGGTATTACGACCACATCATCCGCGACCAACTCGACTATGACACCATCTGGCGCTACATCGAAGAAAACCCCGCCAAATGGCATCTTGACCGGTTTTATATTCCGGAGGGGGAGAAACACCCATGA
- the hisD gene encoding histidinol dehydrogenase: MIRLYDFDEVRPEEILNRDIRAEADVEATVDAIIADVRARGDAALIEYAAKFDHAELTDVRVSQAEIDEAFAELEKTDPEFITTLKMAAGNIRRFHEQQLHKNFVVNDTPGIVLGQKYTPIQRAGVYVPGGTAAYPSTVLMDVIPAKVAGVKQIVMTTPAGRDGKVNPAILAAAVIAGIDLIFKTGGAQAVAALAYGTESVPAVDKIVGPGNIYVATAKRKVFGKVGIDMIAGPSEILVLADSSCNPAWVAADLLSQAEHDKLASPVLVTDSWELAKAVQAELEVQIPQLPRAAIARASVDTNGKIIVTDDMRKAIEAVNIIAPEHLEICVDDPFAVLNSVQNAGSIFLGKNVPEALGDYFAGPNHTLPTSGTARFSSPLGVDDFVKKSSFIYYTREALGEVQGRIADFAEHEGLHAHAKSVTIRFE; encoded by the coding sequence ATGATCCGTCTGTATGATTTTGATGAGGTACGCCCCGAGGAGATCCTCAACCGCGACATCCGCGCCGAAGCCGATGTGGAGGCCACCGTTGACGCCATCATCGCCGATGTGCGCGCCCGCGGCGATGCCGCCCTGATCGAATACGCCGCCAAATTTGACCACGCCGAATTGACCGATGTGCGGGTCAGCCAGGCCGAGATCGATGAGGCGTTTGCCGAGCTGGAAAAGACTGATCCGGAGTTTATCACGACCCTGAAGATGGCCGCCGGGAATATCCGCCGCTTCCATGAGCAGCAGCTGCACAAAAATTTCGTAGTCAACGACACCCCCGGCATCGTGCTGGGGCAGAAGTACACCCCCATCCAGCGCGCCGGCGTCTATGTGCCGGGCGGCACGGCTGCCTACCCCTCAACCGTTTTGATGGATGTCATCCCGGCCAAGGTCGCGGGCGTCAAGCAGATCGTCATGACAACCCCCGCAGGGCGGGACGGCAAGGTAAACCCCGCCATTCTGGCGGCGGCGGTCATTGCGGGCATTGATTTAATTTTCAAGACGGGCGGCGCACAGGCCGTAGCCGCGCTGGCTTATGGCACCGAGAGTGTTCCCGCCGTGGACAAGATCGTCGGCCCCGGCAACATCTATGTTGCCACCGCCAAGCGCAAGGTGTTCGGCAAGGTCGGCATTGATATGATCGCAGGACCGTCCGAAATTCTTGTTCTGGCAGACAGCAGCTGCAACCCCGCGTGGGTGGCCGCCGACCTTCTGAGCCAGGCCGAGCATGACAAGCTGGCCAGCCCCGTGCTTGTCACCGACAGCTGGGAGCTGGCCAAGGCCGTGCAGGCCGAGCTGGAGGTACAGATCCCGCAGCTGCCCCGCGCCGCCATCGCCCGCGCGAGCGTGGACACCAACGGCAAGATCATCGTGACCGATGACATGCGCAAAGCCATCGAGGCCGTGAATATCATCGCCCCCGAGCATCTGGAGATCTGCGTGGACGACCCGTTTGCCGTGCTGAACTCGGTGCAGAACGCCGGCAGCATCTTCCTTGGCAAGAATGTACCCGAGGCGCTGGGCGACTATTTTGCCGGCCCGAACCACACGCTGCCCACCAGCGGCACAGCGCGTTTTTCCAGCCCTCTGGGCGTGGACGATTTCGTCAAGAAGTCGAGCTTTATCTACTACACCCGCGAAGCCTTGGGCGAGGTGCAGGGACGCATCGCCGATTTTGCCGAGCACGAGGGCCTGCACGCCCACGCCAAGAGTGTGACGATACGGTTTGAGTGA